One part of the Raphanus sativus cultivar WK10039 chromosome 7, ASM80110v3, whole genome shotgun sequence genome encodes these proteins:
- the LOC108837270 gene encoding aldehyde oxidase GLOX1, with product MRASTRVIWTVSVLMLAAVSEAIFPLPFLPFLPGFHNDVHGNNDALEVSKPVATGGNAGGKRRSGGAQEAQTNWPGKWELFLENSGVSAMHAGLMPLINQVQFYDATIWRISKIKLPPGVPCHVVNAKTNKIDCWAHSVLVDVNTGALKPLSLATDTWCSSGGLTVNGTMVSTGGYGGGANTARYLAACPDCGWHEYPQALAAKRWYSTQATLPDGKFFIIGGRDAMNYEYIPEEGQNNKKLYDSLLLKQTDDPEENNLYPFVWLNTDGNLFIFANNRSILLSPKTNQVIKEFPQLPGGSRNYPGSGSSALLPIHLYMKNPKVIPAEVLVCGGTKHDAYYRASKKIFEPALQDCARIRINSAKPRWKIETMPTPRVMSDTVLLPNGDILLVNGGKRGCSGWGYGKDPNFAPTLYKPRGARGKRFRVLAATNIPRMYHSVAIAIPDGKVLVAGSNTNDGYQYNVEFPTELRVEKFSPPYLDPALATLRPKIATSPKQIRYGNNFNVKVNLNQKDVTKQNLKLHMLAPSFTTHSISMNMRMLLLGIGGVNPAGAGSFEVQTIAPPSGNVAPPGYYLLFAVYKGVPSTGEWIQIV from the exons atgaGGGCCTCAACAAGAGTCATATGGACAGTTTCTGTCCTTATGCTAGCGGCTGTGTCGGAAGCCATCTTCCCTCTGCCGTTTCTTCCGTTCCTCCCTGGCTTCCACAACGACGTTCACGGCAACAACGATGCTTTGGAGGTTTCCAAACCAGTGGCTACCGGTGGAAACGCTGGAGGAAAAAGGAGATCAGGCGGTGCTCAAGAAGCTCAGACAAACTGGCCTGGAAAGTGGGAGTTATTCTTGGAAAACTCGGGTGTGTCGGCTATGCATGCAGGTCTGATGCCACTCATCAACCAGGTCCAATTCTACGACGCAACCATCTGGAGAATCTCAAAGATCAAGCTGCCTCCGGGTGTTCCATGTCACGTGGTTAACGCCAAGACAAACAAGATCGATTGTTGGGCTCATTCGGTTCTCGTTGATGTCAACACTGGTGCCCTTAAGCCTCTATCC CTTGCTACTGATACATGGTGCTCATCTGGAGGTTTGACCGTAAACGGAACAATGGTAAGCACTGGAGGATACGGAGGAGGAGCCAACACAGCGAGGTACCTAGCGGCTTGTCCAGACTGCGGATGGCATGAATACCCCCAGGCTTTGGCTGCCAAGAGATGGTACTCAACGCAAGCAACTCTCCCTGACGGAAAGTTCTTCATTATTGGAGGACGTGACGCCATGAACTACGAATACATCCCAGAGGAAGGACAAAACAACAAGAAGCTCTACGACTCTTTGCTCCTAAAGCAAACAGACGACCCCGAAGAGAACAACCTCTACCCTTTCGTATGGCTCAACACCGACGGTAACCTCTTCATCTTCGCAAACAACAGATCCATCCTCCTAAGCCCCAAAACAAACCAGGTCATCAAAGAGTTCCCTCAGCTCCCAGGTGGTTCCCGTAACTACCCTGGATCAGGCTCCTCTGCACTCCTCCCTATCCATCTTTACATGAAAAACCCTAAAGTCATCCCTGCTGAGGTCCTCGTCTGCGGTGGAACCAAACACGACGCGTATTACCGTGCCAGCAAAAAG ATATTCGAACCAGCACTACAGGACTGTGCAAGGATAAGAATCAACAGCGCTAAGCCACGATGGAAGATAGAGACGATGCCGACGCCACGAGTCATGAGTGACACCGTCCTCCTCCCTAACGGAGACATACTCTTAGTCAACGGAGGCAAACGTGGATGTTCAGGATGGGGTTACGGTAAAGACCCTAACTTCGCTCCCACCTTGTACAAGCCACGTGGCGCCCGTGGCAAGCGTTTCAGAGTGCTCGCAGCCACCAACATCCCACGTATGTACCACTCAGTCGCCATCGCTATCCCCGACGGTAAGGTTCTCGTCGCTGGTAGCAACACCAACGATGGTTACCAGTACAACGTCGAGTTCCCTACGGAGCTTCGCGTTGAGAAATTTTCACCGCCTTACCTCGACCCGGCACTAGCCACCTTGAGGCCAAAGATCGCCACGTCACCAAAACAGATCAGGTACGGAAACAACTTCAACGTGAAGGTCAACCTTAACCAAAAAGACGTGACCAAGCAGAATCTCAAGCTTCACATGTTAGCACCATCCTTCACAACGCACAGTATCTCCATGAACATGAGGATGCTTTTGTTGGGTATCGGTGGTGTCAACCCTGCTGGTGCCGGTTCTTTTGAAGTCCAAACGATTGCACCTCCCAGTGGAAACGTCGCACCTCCCGGTTACTATCTTCTCTTCGCCGTCTACAAAGGTGTTCCCAGCACTGGTGAATGGATTCAGATCGTCTAA
- the LOC108816599 gene encoding rop guanine nucleotide exchange factor 10-like, whose translation MVRSLGRKVSWPRSFSFRKMFDGWNSGHSSFSSRGDGRHTPEHELAVHATTSAQGTRGKQNRTSDMEVMKARFAKLLLGEDMSGGSQGVTSALALSNAITNLADSVFGEQMKLQPMYPETKKTWRKEMDWLLSVVDHIVQFVPSKQMGKNGAFTEIMVTKQRDDLLLNIPALRKLDSVLLETLDNFKDQKDFWYIPRDVEDTENNGDWRRDENWWLPVVKVPSDGLSEESRKLLQSQKDSVAQVLKAATAINDVVLSEMNIPDNYIESLPKNGKTSLGDFLYKIITDENFDPDYFLSFLDLSTEHKVLDLKNRIEASMVIWKRKMNQKEKDGRSQWGSSVSLEKRELFEVRAETILVMLKQQYPGIPQSSLEVSKIKNNKDIGQAILESYSRVLESIASKIMSRIEDILQADALVQRQLMAGSAESGVESEYEETEKMESAETPNSRKLSELIGWRLSSDTKKHCSMSDIELFHRTEQENNMLKSPRALEKPMKMKSPRALPKKLSFLAKLENMRSPNERH comes from the exons ATGGTGAGGTCATTAGGACGTAAAGTAAGCTGGCCAAGATCTTTCAGTTTTAGAAAGATGTTTGATGGTTGGAACTCTGGACattcatcattttcttctcGCGGGGATGGCAGGCATACCCCAGAGCACGAACTTGCTGTACACGCTACAACATCGGCGCAGGGGACTCGAGGCAAACAAAACAGGACATCAG ACATGGAAGTAATGAAGGCAAGATTCGCAAAACTGTTGCTTGGAGAGGACATGTCAGGCGGTAGCCAAGGAGTGACCTCTGCGTTAGCTTTGTCAAACGCCATCACCAACCTCGCTG ATTCGGTGTTTGGGGAGCAGATGAAATTGCAGCCTATGTATCCGGAGACTAAAAAGACTTGGAGGAAAGAAATGGATTGGTTATTATCTGTGGTTGATCACATTGTCCAGTTTGTTCCTTCTAAACAAATGGGCAAAAACGGAGCATTCACTGAG ATCATGGTGACCAAACAAAGAGATGATTTGCTTCTGAACATTCCAGCCTTACGCAAGCTTGACTCGGTTCTTCTA GAGACTTTGGATAACTTCAAGGATCAAAAGGACTTTTGGTATATCCCAAGAGATGTTGAGGATACAGAGAACAATGGAGACTGGAGGAGGGATGAGAACTGGTGGTTACCAGTTGTTAAGGTTCCATCTGATGGTTTGTCTGAAGAATCACGTAAACTGCTTCAAAGTCAAAAAGATTCTGTGGCACAAGTCCTCAAAGCCGCCACAGCCATTAATGATGTAGTATTGTCTGAAATGAACATTCCTGACAATTACATTGAGTCCCTTCCAAAG AATGGGAAGACAAGCCTGGGAGATTTCCTTTACAAGATCATAACAGATGAAAACTTTGATCCTGACTACTTCCTTTCTTTCTTGGATTTGTCAACCGAACACAAAGTTCTTGATCTAAAGAACAGGATTGAAGCCTCCATGGTGATATGGAAGAGAAAGATGAACCAGAAAGAGAAAGATGGGAGATCACAGTGGGGATCCTCTGTTAGCTTAGAGAAGAGGGAGCTTTTCGAGGTCCGAGCTGAGACTATTTTGGTTATGCTTAAACAGCAATATCCTGGGATCCCACAATCGTCACTAGAAGTCTCCAAAATTAAGAACAACAag GACATTGGACAGGCGATTTTGGAGAGCTATTCGAGAGTTTTAGAAAGTATTGCTTCCAAGATCATGTCAAGAATAGAGGATATTCTTCAAGCTGATGCCCTAGTTCAAAGACAGCTGATGGCAGGATCAGCTGAAAGCGGGGTGGAATCTGAATATGAGGAAACCGAAAAGATGGAGTCAGCAGAAACGCCAAACTCGAGAAAACTATCTGAACTCATAGGGTGGAGATTGTCATCAGATACAAAGAAGCATTGTTCCATGAGTGATATAGAATTATTCCACAGAACTGAGCAGGAGAATAATATGCTGAAGTCTCCAAGAGCTTTGGAAAAGCCGATGAAAATGAAGTCTCCGAGAGCTCTACCAAAAAAGCTTTCATTTCTAGCAAAGTTAGAGAACATGAGAAGCCCTAATGAGAGACACTAA